The nucleotide window CCAAATTCACGGCTTGCGAAATTTGTGTCGTGATTTCTGTTTCTCTTGGGGCGAGAAGGGGCTCCGATTGCGAGGTCATACTTCTCGCAGGACGCCGCCTCCGTAGCACCGCATTGCTCTGCTCGCCCACAAACCCCACCCGTCCCCTACGACGCTAGCGATACGGACTGCGTCCGAGCATTTTCATTTAACGGCTTGCGTTACATACTTTGATTTTAAAATTCCTCGCTGCAAAATTCTAAATTTAGTAGTAGAATTCCGCATTAGAATAATTATAAAATTCTACTCACAGACTATGCGCGGAGTTCTTTCGGGATTTTAAAATTCCGCTGAATTTTAAGGGGAAAGCATGGGATATTTTAAAAATTTACTCTCTGATTTAAGGAGCGGCAGGCTCGCGCTGCACCCGATTCTGCTTGCGGCGACGTTTTGCATAGTGAAAATTTCGTGGCCTAGGCTAATAGGTAGGTACGGAGAGACGCTCGGCAGTTTCATATTTATGGACTTTATTCAATGCGCCTGCTTCGTAGGGTTAGGCGCGCATCTTGTCTATGTTGCGGGACGCAACGGCAAAAACAGCCAAAGTAGTAGCTGCGAAAACAGCAACTATGAAGGCGCGATACAACCCCGTGAGCTACGCTATTTAGCCGTGCTGCGCATTATCTTATGCGCTCTGTGTATCATTGCTTGCGTGGCGGGATATCTTAGCGCGGATATAAATCACCAAAAATTAGGCGTTCTAAATTGGTTTTTCCCGACTGCGCTAGCAAGCGCTTTAATCTATTTGATTGCGATCTGGATCGTTACGACCGGCTCCGAAGTACTAATTTGGGGTCTTATATTTGGGATAAGCTATGTGGCTGCTTACTATGCAGTTTGGATAGGTTTTTTTACCATTCCTGGAGAGTATGGCGGGTTTGCATTTTGGAAAGGGCTGGAGATAATATTTCCGCTAATTTGGGCGTTTTATTTCAAACGCGCCTACAAAAAGCGCCTTGCAGAAGAGATGCGCGAGGCGTAACGGCAAGCTGAATGCAGAATTTTAGCCAAAATTTGCCGCCAACCGCAGTTTAAAATTAGCGCGAGCGTAGCTCGCCCTTTGAGCGTGCCAGGGGTTGGGGGATTTTAAGGGGGAAGGGGAGCGCCTCGCAAGTAGCGCCCCTTCCCTCTTAAGAGAAAACGCTGCCACGCCCCAAATTCTAGAGGCAAATTCTACATAGAGAAATTTTAAATTTATTACAAAATGAAATTCCGTTTAAATTTTAGCCCGCGATATGTTTCTCTTGGGGCGGGAAGGAGGCCCCAATTGCGAGGTCGCTCCCCTTCCCGCCCCAAGCCCACCCATCCCCCGACGACGCTTTAAGCGGTGCAGGCTGCGCCTGAGTTTAATTCTAATGAAACAAACATGAGTAAAATTCCTCATGTAGTAATCCAAGTCATATTAAATTTTAACGCGGACGGAGTCGCCCCCCTGAGCATGCCAGAGGTTAGGAATTTAAGGGGGCTCTTTGTAAAACGGGCGTAGCGACGCAAGGCTCTTAGCCTGGCGGAGTTTCTTGCGAGCGCAAGCGAAGCACAGAGTAAGTAGAGCCCATCCCCCTTAAGAGAAAACATTGCCGCGAGTAAATTCCAAAGATAGAATTTTACATAGCGAAATTCTAGAATTTTAAATTTATATCGCGAATTTTACGAGCCGTAAATTTAAAAGCAAAGCTTTAAATTTCAACGTCCATATCCACAGGTTCGATCTGCAGCCCGCGCAGATCCGCAAGATGCTGTACCGCAGCGTCCGTCTCGGCATTTTTGGGAAGGACGATGTGAAAGCCGCGATCAAACGCCAAGAAAAAATTCTCCCCACCCGCAGCGATTCGATTTAGCGAACGCGCGGCAAATTTCTCGCTTGCGCGCGGCTCGCCTTTTGAAAACGAGATCGTCTCGCCGTCCGCGACGAAGCTCATCTCCGTGCTCGAGTCTTGCGCGAGCTTAGCGGCAGAGAGATGTTTTCTTAGCATGCGGCGGTAAAATTTCGGATAAAAAATCAGCCACGCCGCACCCAAAATAACCGACGCCACGCTCGCAATCGGCGCCGTTTTTAAAAGCCCGTCGATGATGATGCCAACGAGCAAAAACTCAAATGGTATGGCGTAGGTGCTGACTAGGCGCTGCTTGCGCGCCTTTTTGCTGTAAAGCAGCATAAATTTATTGAGATTATCGACGTCGCGATTGGTGATACGTACTTTCATATTTTTCCTTTAATTTTTGCGTAATTGTAGCGAAGCCGCCTTAAATTTGCGTCCGTTAACTTCCGTGAGATAAAATCCCGTTTTTAAAGGAGATAGCTTGAAATCTTTATTAAAAATCAACGGATTTTTGCCGTTTTTGGCGATTATGTTTATCAACGCAAGCGTCGATCTGGGCCATAAGATCACGATTCAAAACGTCCTTGTCAAAAGCGCCGATTCGGGCGCTCTCATCGCCCTTACCTCGCTTGTAAATTTGCTGATTTTACTGCCTTACGTATTTCTTTTTAGCGCCAGCGGCTATCTCAACGACAAATTCTCGCGCACCCGCATTACGCGGATCTGCGCGAAACTCGGCGTCGCGCTTACCGCGCTAATTACGCTAGGTTATGCGTGCGGGTGGTTTTATTTCGCATTTTTCATGACGATCCTGCTTGCGGCACAAAGCGCGATCTATTCGCCCGCCAAATACGGCCTGATTAAAAAGATCGTCGGCGCGAAAAATTTAGGCGCGGCAAACGGCCTCGTGCAGGCTCTTACCATCATCGCAATTCTGCTTTCATCTCTTGTTTTTTCGGTGATTTTCGAGCTGTTTGCAGTTCGCAGCAGCGACGCGGGCGAGCTGATGAGCTCGGTTTGGTTCATCGGCATATTTTTAGTCGCAGGCTCCGCGCTTGAAACATACTACTCGTATAAAATTCCATTCTTCGACGCCGCGCAGCCGCAGGCGGAATTTAATAAAGACGACTATCTTAAGCTTCGCTATCTAAGGCAAAATTTAAATTTTGTGCTAAAAGACAAAAACGTCCTGCTCTGTACGCTGGGACTTTCGATGTTTTGGGCGGTCTCGCAGCTCGTGATAGCGACCTTCCCGGCTCACTACAAGAGCCTTAGCGGCAGCGACAACGTAATGGTGATCCAGGTGATCTTAGCTCTTAGCGCGATTGGAATTGCATTAGGCTCGATCTTTGCTGGTAGCTACTGCAAAAAACATATCGAGCTCGGTATCGTGCCGTTCGGCGCATTTGGTCTTGCGCTCGCGCTAATGGTGCTAGCCAACGCGCACTCGGTATTTTGGCTCGGCACGGCGTCGTTTTTCTTCGGGTTTAGCGGAGGAATTTTCATCGTGCCGCTCAACGCCGTCATTCAGTTTTTCACCGCTGATGAGCGCATGGGGCGGGTGCTTGCGGGCTCAAATTTCATCCAAAATATCTTTATGGTGCTGTTTTTGCTCATCGCCATCATCTTGGTGCATTTTGCGGTCGCCAGCGGCGAAATTTTCGTTATGGCAGCACTGTGCGTGCTCATATGCGGGATCTTCGGCGCGAAATATCTGCCGCAGCTTTCCGTTAGAATTTTACTCATTCCGTTTATGAAATTCGGCTACCAAGTCCACGTAGACGGCATCGAAAACATCCCGCAAAAAGGCGGCGTGCTGCTTTTAGGCAACCATATCAGCTGGATCGATTGGGCGGTGGTACAGCTTGCCTGCCCGCGCGGGGTGCGCTTCGTGATGCATCGCAGCTACTATGATCTGTGGTATTTGAAGTGGTTTTTTAAAATTTTCCGCGTCATTCCGATCGGAGCGGGCGTGAGCAAAAGCGCGATCGAAAGCATTCGCGAGGCGCTAAATGCTGGCGAAGTGGTCGGGCTCTTCCCCGAGGGTCATATCAGCTACAACGGCCGCATAGACGAGTTTCAGGGCGGATTTGAGCTAGCCGCGCACGATACGAACTCCGTAATCGTGCCTTTTTATATCAGGGGGCTTTGGGGATCGACATTTTCGCGCGCCAGCGAGCATTATAAAAGAACGATCTCGCAAAGCGGCAAAAATGCACTTCGCGTAAGCTTCGGCGCGCCGATCGAGGCAAATTCCAAGGCGCACGAGGTAAAGCGGGCAGTAACGGAGCTGTCGTTTTTCAGCTGGGGCAAATATCTCACAAGCCTAAAGCCGCTTGCTTACAACTGGCTAAATCAAGCCAAAAGATCGCCTTTTAAGCGCGTGGCGGTCGATAGTACGGGAGTGAGCTTCACAAATTTAGCGATGATGAGCGCCGTTTTGATACTTCGCAAAAGGTTAAAGAGTCGCATAAGCAGCGAGGAAAACGTCGGTATCATTTTGCCTAGCTCGGTCATCGCAAGCGCCGTAAATTTAACGCTTTTTGCGATGGGCAAAACGAGCGTAAATTTAAACTACACCCTAAGCGAAGAAAATTTAATCTACTGCGCGGATAAAGCAAACATCCGCACGATCATCAGCTCGCGCAAATTCGCAGAAAAGCTCAAATCAAAGGGCTTTGAGCTGGAAAGCTCGATCGGCGATCGGCTCGTGTACCTTGAGGATCTAAGCGAGGGCGTCTCTAAAAACGAGCGCATAGCCTGCGCGCTAAAATCGCTGCTAATGCCTAAAATTTTATTTCGCGCGCTGTATTTTAAGCCGCATGCGATAGATGACGTAGCAACCATTTTATTTAGCAGCGGCAGCGAGGGGAAGCCCAAAGGCGTGGTTTTGACGCATAAAAATATAATGGCGAACGTCCGTCAAATTTCGGAGCTCATAAACGCCACCGAGCACGATGCGATTTTAGCGTCGCTACCGATCTTTCACTGCTTCGGGCTTACCGTAACGACGCTCTTTCCGCTAAACGACGGAATCTTAAGCATCCACGTGCCCGATCCTACGGACGCCTTTAGCGTCGGCAAGATGAGCGCAAAATACGGCGCTACGATAATGTTCGGCACGTCGACGTTTTTTAGGCTCTACACCAAAAATAAAAGGCTCAATCCTCTAATGTTGGGAAGCATTCGCCTAGCAATTGCGGGCGCGGAGAAGCTAAACGAAAACGTCCGCAAGGAATTTAAGATAAAATTCGGCATCGAAATTTACGAGGGCTACGGCACGACCGAGACTGCGCCGGTGGTGAGCGTAAATACGCCGAACGTCCTCGAGCCCGATTTTTTCAAAGAGCTTCACTTCAACCGCGAAAAGAGCGTCGGCTTACCGCTTGCGGGCACGGTCATAAAGATCACCGATCCCGCCTCGCTACAGCCGCTGCCAAACGGCCAGGAGGGGCTTATCTTAATCGGCGGACATCAGGTTATGAAGGAGTACTACGATGAGCCGGCAAAAACCGCTGAGGCGATCGCGCAGATGGACGGCGTGCGCTACTACAAAAGCGGCGACATCGGCTATATCGACGACGACGGGTTTTTATTTATCACCGACCGCCTTTCGCGCTTTGCCAAAATCGGTGGCGAGATGATAAGCCTGGGCGCGGTAGAGAGCGCCGTGGGCGAAATTTTAGGCGAAAGCGCGATCTATTCGTGCGTAAACTTAAAAGACGAGAAAAAGGGCGAGAAGATCGCTCTGCTTTACGTGGGCGAGGCGAGCGAGGATGAAATTTCGCGCCGCCTAAAGGACTCCGCGCTGGCGCCGATAATGCAGCCAAGCGTAGTGAAAAAGGTGGAGCAAATCCCGGTGCTCGGCAGCGGCAAGGTAAATCTCAAAGCGGTAAAGGATCTGGCGATAGAGCTCGGGCTGTAAATTTTAAAGCCTTAAATTTGCGTTCTAAATTTTAAATTTACGTCTTGCCGCGCTATTTGCACGAAGTAGCGTAAAGAGCAAAATTCCTCTTTTAAATTTATGCTTTGTCGCGCCATGGGGCTTTGCGGTTTTTCGCTCCTAGCGGCGGGCGATCTCGCAGTTACGGCGGCGGCTTTATTTGGGGCGACAGCCGCGTGCAGTTGCAGCGTCAAATTTATGCTGAATTTTACGGACAGACGGCAGCCGCTCGCTACGCAGATAGACAAAATTCTTGAATCAGATGCCCGGCGAAATTTTACGGCAGAGCTGCGGGGAGAGTTTTAACGGCGGGCGTGCAGAAAGAAATTTCAATGGCGTATGTGCGGAGAGAAATTTTAGCGATATTGCTTCCCGCTTAGCTTTTTATAAAATTTGCAAATGCTATGGTCCGAACGTATGCCGATTACGCCGATGAAATTTATAAATCCGCTTGCGATATGCAAACTCTCGGTTTCATTCTTCCGCCGTCGCGACGGTTTAAATTTTATATACTCGCACTATTTGTGCTTCCAAGCCGGTCTGTATTTACATTAGCGCAAAAGTATCGAGCAGCCAAATTTAAAGGATAAATTTCATTCGCGCAGATTAAAATTTTAAAATTTCAAAGCCCAATCTGTTTAAATTTAACCGAAGTCGGTAGAGCTAAATTTTAAAAAGGTCTAAGCTTTAATGATTTTAAAAAAGATGAAAGTGCCGCGAAGCGCACGCTCCGCGGCAAATTTAAAGGAGGACTATTTAAAAGATGGAGCGATCTGCGCTACCCACGCTTCGATGCGGCTCTCGGTGAGGTCGCTTTGATTGTCGTTGTCTAGCGCGAGGCCAACGAATTTGCCGTCCACTACGGCCTTGCTCTCGTCAAATTCATATCCGTCGGTAGGCACTGCACCTACGATATTTGCACCCGCTTTTTTGAAGTTATCGTATAGCTCACGCATTGCGTTGCAGTAGGCGTCGCTGTAGCTTGAGCTATCGCCCATACCAAAAATCGCGACGGTCTTGCCTGAGACATCAAGGGCTGAGAAATCAAAGCCCGCCCAGTCGTCTTGTAGCTCGCCGTCGTTCCATGTAGAGCTGCCGATGATGAGCGCAGTATATTTATTTAGATCTGCAGGCGCAATGTCTGCAACGTTTTTTAGCTCGTTTTCTATGCCTAGCTTTTCGGAGATTAGCTTCGCGGCGTCCTCGGTATTGCCCATCGAGCTTCCAAAAATAATTCCAACCATTTGGTATCCTTTTAATAAATTTTGTCGGTAAGCTTGTATGGTACTAATTTCATAATGAAATTTCCCTTAAAGCATTCGCTTTTTATCTCGACGTGGCGGTTAAAATTTTCATTTTTTGGATAGACAAGATACACGGCATCGAGGTTTGCTCCGCGGCAAAGCTCTAGCGCTTTTTTTATACCATTATCATAAATGGCTGAATTTTGAAGTAAAATTTTTTTAAAGCTCGTAACCACGCCTAGGCTAAAGCCGCTCTTGCGAACTACGATGAGCTCGCCTGATTTACCCATAAGCTGCAGCTGTGCGCCTGCATTGCGAAGCGCGATTTTGCAAAATACGAAGTTGCGGAACGCATCGTCTCCATTTAGCAGTAATCCACTACGCAGGCTCACGATTGCGCGAGTTAGCTTATAAGCGGGCTTGGCGGCAAATACGGGCAGGGGCATGCCGCGCAGATAAGAAAAAATTATCGCGTTATCCGCTGCGCAAAATTTCACGGCGGGCTTGAAGCGGTAAATTTTGAGAGCACCGCGCCCAAGCTCGGAGGCGATAAAATTTAAAAACGCAGCGCGAAACTGCGAAGCGCCCTTTAAATTTGCGGACGAAATTCTATAATCCGCATTAACGTTAAAATTATATAGAGCCAGCATCGCCCGCGCTCGCGAAGCCGCATCATAACCCTGCAGCACCTCTGACGCAATCTCGCGCCCGTTCGCATCAAAGCCAAAAATTTCGCCGCAAAAGAATTTTTTATTAAAAGTTTCGGCATTTAAAATTTCATCATCAATAAGCTCATTATCCCGCCGCAGATCCGCTTTTTGGCGTTTTTCGCGCGCCGCGATATCTCGTTTTGATGCAACAATATCTTGTAATAAAGCTGATTTCTCATCCGAGCGCTTAGCGCAGAGAAAATTCTTTTGCGCGAAGCCAGTGTCATAAAAAGCCCTTGCTGTCAAATTCCTATTTGCGCCGCCTTTTTGCGCACTCTTTGCAGCATGCAGCTTAGAGGCATTATGATTAAGCACGCCCGATTTACCGCTTGAAAATTTTTTAAATTTGCCGCTAAATTTCTTGCTTTCGGCGTGCGCAAAGCAAGTAGCGTTAAATTTGCTAGAATTTAAAAAATCCTTGGAATTTAGCTCGCCAACTTCATCTTTGTAAGCATTTGATTGCGGCGCAGTGCACGATTTTTTAACCGCTTGCCTGGGCTTGCCGGCATTACTTAAATTCCTTGGGATTTTAATCATCTTCGCAAGGTCTGCAACCGAATTCTTGATTTAAATTGAAAACCTTACAGTATTCGCAAAATACGCAGCTAACGCTTCTTTTAGCGCATACGAGCGGAATTTTGCGCTTTTTTACTTCGCCTTTGATCTTTTTCATCGTGTTGTGGTTTAAAAAGCTCGTAAGCATAACGACACACTCGGTATCTTGCGGGATCGGCTTACGATTTACGCGATTTTCGTTTCGTGCATCCCAGTGCTCGATGTTACTCGCGCCAAGGTCCTTTAAAACCGCCTTAATGGGCGTAATCTCATCCGCTCCTATGACCAAAACGTTCATTTCATCCCCTTATATGATTGATAGTCGTTATTATAACAGAGAAAGATTAAATTTAACTGATAATGTATATAAAAATTTGAAATTATAAGCTGGAATTTTACCGACTCATATTTGATATTTATTCGCTTAAAGCTAGACTTACTGCCGCATCGATGTGGATCTGCGTAGTATCAAATAGCCGCGCGGCGGTATCTGCTTGCGATACGAGCAGCCCGATCTCCGTGCAGCCCAGTATCACGCCCTACGCACCGCGAGCCCTAAGTCCTTCAATGATCTGCAAAAATTTCTTCTTGGAATGTGGTAAAATTTTACCAAAGCAAAGCTCATTAAAAATTACTTCGTTTACCGCTTCCATTTCGTCCGCATTCGGCACGAGTACCTCTACGCCGCTATCTATTAGGCGCTGTTTGTAAAAATCCTGCGTCATCGTGTAAATCGTGCCGAGCAGCCCTACTTTTTGCACGTCACGTTTTCGCAGCTCACTTAACGTGGCGTCCGCGATATGCACGAATGGTACGGAGATAGCAGCCTTTATCGACTCGTAGCACTTATGCATCGTATTGGTGCAAAGAAAAATATAATCCGCTCCGCCGCTTTGCAAAACTCGCGCGTGACGAGTTAAAATTTCGCCCGCCCTGCCCCACTCATTATCTCTTTGACACCGCTCGATCTCGTCGAAATTTAAGCTACTTAGCAGGATTTCGCCGCTACTTAGCCCGCCTAGACGCTCGTTAATTTTGCGATTGATCCCATCATAATAGGTAATCGTAGATTCGTAACTCATGCCGCCGATTAGTCCAATTTTTTTCATGGATTTTCCTTTTGGAATTTAACGAAATTCCTGGGTCACAAATTCTGCAACCCGGAATTCTAAAAACTAACTACAACGCTTAAGCATTCTCGCTCGCGGCGCCCGCAGAGGCAACCTCATCGCCGAAATCGGCATTTGCAAGCCGTTTTAGCTGGCGGTAGCGTCTCATTGCGTCGGCTTTGTTTGCTTCATAAAGCTTGCCCGCGTGCTCCGGGTCAATCTTTTTAAGCGCGTTGTAGCGCACTTCGTTTAGCAAAAATTCCTCATAAAGGCTCCAGTCCGGCTCTTTGGATGAAATTTTAAGCGGATTTTTGCCCTCCGCTGCTAGTCGCGGATCGAAGGTGTAGGTCGGCCAATAGCCGCATTTGCTCGCAAGCTCGGCTTGATCGCCGGAGCTGCCCATGCCGCCTTTGATGCCGTGCGCGATACACGGCGAATACGCGATAATGAGACTAGGTCCCGGGTAGGCCTCCGCCGCCATGATCGCCTTTAGCGTCGCGGCTTGGTTTGCATTGGAATTTACCTGCGCGACAAAGATGTTGCCGTAGGTCATCGCGATCTGGCCGAGGTCTTTTTTCTGCACCGCCTTGCCACCTGCGGTAAATTGCGCGATCGAGCCGCGACGGCTAGCTTTGGAGCTCTGTCCGCCGGTGTTTGAATAAACCTCCGTATCCAGTACCAGCACGTTTACGTCCTCGCCGGTAGCCAGCACGTGATCGAGGCCGCCGTAGCCGATGTCGTAGGCCCAGCCGTCGCCGCCGATGATCCACTGCGATTTTTTGTTTAGATACTGCTTTAGCTCTAAAATTTCACGAACCCCGGGCGCGTCCAAATTTTGTTCTAGTAGCGGCACCAGCCTATCTCTGATCTGAGCGGATTTTAGCGTATCGTCTCTGTTTTCGATCCAGTCGTGATAAAGCGCCTTTAGCGCGTTTGGCACGCTTGAGAGCGAGCCTAGCATTAGATCTTCGATCTTATGGCGCAGCGTCTCGCTTGCGATCTTCATTCCCAGCCCAAACTCGGCGTTGTCCTCAAAAAGCGAGTTCGCCCACGCGACGCCGCGGCCGTTCTCGTCCTTGCGATACGGCATCGAGGGCGCCGATCCGCCGTAGATCGAGCTACAGCCCGTAGCGTTGGCTACGATCATATGATCGCCGAAAAGTCGCGTGATCAGCGTGATGTACGGCGTCTCGCCGCAGCCTGGACACGCGCCGTGAAATTCAAAATACGGACGGGCAAAGCCCACGCCCTTGACGCTTGATCTGTCCATCAAATCATCTTTGTATCTTACGTGCTCGAATAAAAAGTCCGCGCTTTCTTGCTCGCCTTTTTCGAGTTCTTCTTCAAGCGGCACCATGACGAGCGATTTTTCCTTGCTCGGGCAGTTTTCGGCGCAAAGCGCGCAGCCCGTGCAATCAAGCGGGCTTACTTGGATCTTATATTTTAGCCCCTTTAGCTCCTTGCCCTTGGCCTCTAGTAGGTGATCTTTTAAATTTAAAGGCGCGGCAGCCTCGTCCTTTTCGTCTAGCAAAAACGCCCTGATTACGGCGTGCGGGCAGACGAAGGCGCACTGGTTGCACTGGATGCAGTTTTGCTCGATCCATTTAGGCACCGTGACGCCCACGCCGCGTTTTTCAAATCGCGTCGTGCCCGCGTCAAACCCGCCATCCTCGTGCCCTAAAAACGCCGAGACCGGCAAGCTATCGCCGCGCGCTGCGTTTATCGGTTTTACGATCTTTTCTATAAATTCGTCGCCTTTGTATTTATCGTCCGCACCCGCTGCGTCGTCCTTTAAATTTACCCACGCAGGATCGATCGCTACCTGCACCAAAGCGTCCGCGCCCCTATCGATCGCGTCGCAGTTCATCGCCACGATCGCCTCGCCCTTTTTGGCGTAGGTTTTCTTGGCGTATTCCTTCATATAGCTTTGCGCCTGCTCAAACGGGATGATGCCGCTAAGCTTGAAAAACGCCGATTGCATAATTGTATTAGTGCGGCCTCCGAGCCCTATCTCGCGTGCTAGCTTGGTGGCATTTAGGATGTAAAATTTTACCCGTCTGGCAGCTAGAATTTTTTTAACCTTATTCGGAAGCTTTGCCGCCGTCTGCTCGGCATCCCAGATGGAATTTAAAAGAAAGGTCCCTCCCTCGCGGATGCCCCCGATGACGTCGTAGATGTCCAGATACGCAGCGACCGAGCAAGCAACGAAATGCGGATTTGAGACGAGATAGGTCGAGCGGATCGGCCTTTTGCCGAAGCGCAGGTGCGAGCGCGTGTAGCCGCCGGATTTTTTGCTGTCGTAGGCGAAATACGCCTGCGCATAAAGATCTGTTTTATCGCCGATGATTTTGACGGAATTTTTATTCGCGCCCACGGTGCCGTCCGCGCCCAGACCGTAAAATAAGCACTCGGTCTCATCCTCGTAGCCGAGCGAAATTTTATCCCCCACAGGAAGGGATAGATGCGTCACGTCGTCGTCGATGCCGATCGTAAAGCCATTTTTAGGCTCGTTCGCATTTAAATTTTCATACACGGCGATTAGCTGCGCGGGATCAACGTCTTTGGAGCTGAGGCCGTAGCGACCGCCCACGATGAGCGGAGCGTCCTCGCGCCCGTAAAATGCGGCTTTTATGTCCAGATACAGCGGCTCGCCGAGGCTGCCGGGCTCCTTCGTGCGGTCGAGCACGGCGATTTTGCGCACGCTTTTAGGCATCGCGGCGAAGAGATATTTGAGGCTGAAAGGCCTGTATAGATGCACTTTTAGCACGCCTACCTTCTCACCCTTCGCGTTTAGATGATCGACCACCTCTTCAAGGGCTTGATTGACCGAGCCCATCGAGACGATCACGCGTTGCGCGTCGCTAGCGCCGTAATAGACGAAAGGCGCGTACGATCGCCCCGTGATCTTTGAAATTTCGCTCATATACTCCGCGACGATGTCCGGAAGCGCGTCGTAAAATTTATTGGTTAGCTCGCGCGTCTGAAAATACACGTCGTCGTTTTGCGCCGTGCCGCGAGTTTTAGGATGTTCGGAGTTTAGCGCGTCAGCTCTAAATTTACGCACAGCCTCGCGATCGAGCAAGCGATCAAACTCGGCATAGTCCATCACCTCGATCTTTTGAATTTCATGGCTCGTGCGAAATCCGTCGAAAAAGTGCAAAAACGGCACTCGCCCCTTAATCGCCGCAAGATGCGCGATACCGCCCAGATCCATCACCTCCTGCACGCTGTCGCTTGCGAGCATCGCAAAGCCGCTTTGGCGACAGGCGTAGACGTCTTGATGATCGCCGAAGATGGAGAGCGCCTGCGCCGCAAGCGCGCGCGCCGCGACGTGAATGACGCCCGGAAGCATCTGGCCTGCGATCTTGTACATGTTTGGAATTTTTAGCAAAAGCCCCTGCGATGCGGTGTACGTCGTCGTAAGCGCGCCCGCTTGGAGTGAGCCGTGCACGGTGCCCGCCGCGCCGCCTTCGCTTTGCATCTCGACTACCTTAACGGGCATGCCGAAGAGGTTTTTCTTGCCCTGCGACGCCCAAATATCGGTGTAATCCGCCATAGGCGAGCTAGGCGTGATCGGATAGATGCCCGCAACCTCGGTGAAGGCGTATGAGACGTAAGCCGCCGCCTCGTTTCCGTCCATCGTTTTCATAACTTTTGCCATTTTTCGTCCTTTGGAATTATCAAATTTCGCTAATTTTACATATTTATTGCTTAAAAATTTAAATGCTTCGCAAACCGAATAAAATTCTAAAGCTTTATCATAGCGGCGAGCGGCGAGCGCGATC belongs to uncultured Campylobacter sp. and includes:
- a CDS encoding DUF2325 domain-containing protein, translated to MNVLVIGADEITPIKAVLKDLGASNIEHWDARNENRVNRKPIPQDTECVVMLTSFLNHNTMKKIKGEVKKRKIPLVCAKRSVSCVFCEYCKVFNLNQEFGCRPCEDD
- the nifJ gene encoding pyruvate:ferredoxin (flavodoxin) oxidoreductase, with the translated sequence MAKVMKTMDGNEAAAYVSYAFTEVAGIYPITPSSPMADYTDIWASQGKKNLFGMPVKVVEMQSEGGAAGTVHGSLQAGALTTTYTASQGLLLKIPNMYKIAGQMLPGVIHVAARALAAQALSIFGDHQDVYACRQSGFAMLASDSVQEVMDLGGIAHLAAIKGRVPFLHFFDGFRTSHEIQKIEVMDYAEFDRLLDREAVRKFRADALNSEHPKTRGTAQNDDVYFQTRELTNKFYDALPDIVAEYMSEISKITGRSYAPFVYYGASDAQRVIVSMGSVNQALEEVVDHLNAKGEKVGVLKVHLYRPFSLKYLFAAMPKSVRKIAVLDRTKEPGSLGEPLYLDIKAAFYGREDAPLIVGGRYGLSSKDVDPAQLIAVYENLNANEPKNGFTIGIDDDVTHLSLPVGDKISLGYEDETECLFYGLGADGTVGANKNSVKIIGDKTDLYAQAYFAYDSKKSGGYTRSHLRFGKRPIRSTYLVSNPHFVACSVAAYLDIYDVIGGIREGGTFLLNSIWDAEQTAAKLPNKVKKILAARRVKFYILNATKLAREIGLGGRTNTIMQSAFFKLSGIIPFEQAQSYMKEYAKKTYAKKGEAIVAMNCDAIDRGADALVQVAIDPAWVNLKDDAAGADDKYKGDEFIEKIVKPINAARGDSLPVSAFLGHEDGGFDAGTTRFEKRGVGVTVPKWIEQNCIQCNQCAFVCPHAVIRAFLLDEKDEAAAPLNLKDHLLEAKGKELKGLKYKIQVSPLDCTGCALCAENCPSKEKSLVMVPLEEELEKGEQESADFLFEHVRYKDDLMDRSSVKGVGFARPYFEFHGACPGCGETPYITLITRLFGDHMIVANATGCSSIYGGSAPSMPYRKDENGRGVAWANSLFEDNAEFGLGMKIASETLRHKIEDLMLGSLSSVPNALKALYHDWIENRDDTLKSAQIRDRLVPLLEQNLDAPGVREILELKQYLNKKSQWIIGGDGWAYDIGYGGLDHVLATGEDVNVLVLDTEVYSNTGGQSSKASRRGSIAQFTAGGKAVQKKDLGQIAMTYGNIFVAQVNSNANQAATLKAIMAAEAYPGPSLIIAYSPCIAHGIKGGMGSSGDQAELASKCGYWPTYTFDPRLAAEGKNPLKISSKEPDWSLYEEFLLNEVRYNALKKIDPEHAGKLYEANKADAMRRYRQLKRLANADFGDEVASAGAASENA
- a CDS encoding acyl-[ACP]--phospholipid O-acyltransferase — its product is MKSLLKINGFLPFLAIMFINASVDLGHKITIQNVLVKSADSGALIALTSLVNLLILLPYVFLFSASGYLNDKFSRTRITRICAKLGVALTALITLGYACGWFYFAFFMTILLAAQSAIYSPAKYGLIKKIVGAKNLGAANGLVQALTIIAILLSSLVFSVIFELFAVRSSDAGELMSSVWFIGIFLVAGSALETYYSYKIPFFDAAQPQAEFNKDDYLKLRYLRQNLNFVLKDKNVLLCTLGLSMFWAVSQLVIATFPAHYKSLSGSDNVMVIQVILALSAIGIALGSIFAGSYCKKHIELGIVPFGAFGLALALMVLANAHSVFWLGTASFFFGFSGGIFIVPLNAVIQFFTADERMGRVLAGSNFIQNIFMVLFLLIAIILVHFAVASGEIFVMAALCVLICGIFGAKYLPQLSVRILLIPFMKFGYQVHVDGIENIPQKGGVLLLGNHISWIDWAVVQLACPRGVRFVMHRSYYDLWYLKWFFKIFRVIPIGAGVSKSAIESIREALNAGEVVGLFPEGHISYNGRIDEFQGGFELAAHDTNSVIVPFYIRGLWGSTFSRASEHYKRTISQSGKNALRVSFGAPIEANSKAHEVKRAVTELSFFSWGKYLTSLKPLAYNWLNQAKRSPFKRVAVDSTGVSFTNLAMMSAVLILRKRLKSRISSEENVGIILPSSVIASAVNLTLFAMGKTSVNLNYTLSEENLIYCADKANIRTIISSRKFAEKLKSKGFELESSIGDRLVYLEDLSEGVSKNERIACALKSLLMPKILFRALYFKPHAIDDVATILFSSGSEGKPKGVVLTHKNIMANVRQISELINATEHDAILASLPIFHCFGLTVTTLFPLNDGILSIHVPDPTDAFSVGKMSAKYGATIMFGTSTFFRLYTKNKRLNPLMLGSIRLAIAGAEKLNENVRKEFKIKFGIEIYEGYGTTETAPVVSVNTPNVLEPDFFKELHFNREKSVGLPLAGTVIKITDPASLQPLPNGQEGLILIGGHQVMKEYYDEPAKTAEAIAQMDGVRYYKSGDIGYIDDDGFLFITDRLSRFAKIGGEMISLGAVESAVGEILGESAIYSCVNLKDEKKGEKIALLYVGEASEDEISRRLKDSALAPIMQPSVVKKVEQIPVLGSGKVNLKAVKDLAIELGL
- the fldA gene encoding flavodoxin FldA — encoded protein: MVGIIFGSSMGNTEDAAKLISEKLGIENELKNVADIAPADLNKYTALIIGSSTWNDGELQDDWAGFDFSALDVSGKTVAIFGMGDSSSYSDAYCNAMRELYDNFKKAGANIVGAVPTDGYEFDESKAVVDGKFVGLALDNDNQSDLTESRIEAWVAQIAPSFK